The following are from one region of the Pocillopora verrucosa isolate sample1 chromosome 3, ASM3666991v2, whole genome shotgun sequence genome:
- the LOC131799308 gene encoding chromobox protein homolog 5 — MASVRSPLSSESEGELYEVEKLLGKRTHNGKVEYLIRWKGCRKEDDSWEPVKNLKGCQPLIKHFNKTRSPSPGRKAKTPKKSQIIQKVQTTTTPKVEEYTKLKTPSTQSSDFVILHRKKGPITYKQEKKEEKEVEITTKTDTVGEIKIEEKKPITEEEPSKPLPKEKTTAVAVNARKEVLKVFTALVVLTFFILILFSFFRVVGDK; from the exons GTTGAAAAGCTTCTTGGAAAAAGAACTCACAATGGCAAAGTGGAGTATCTCATACGCTGGAAAGGCTGCAGGAAAGAGGACGACTCATGGGAACCAGTGAAGAATTTGAAGGGCTGCCAACCTTTGATTAAACACTTTAACAAAACACGTTCTCCTTCTCCAGGGAGAAAGGCCAAGACACCAAAG AAGTCTCAAATAATACAAAAAGTAcagacaacaacaacaccaaaagTTGAAGAGTACACTAAACTGAAAACCCCAAGCACTCAATCATCAGATTTTGTGATTCTTCATAGGAAAAAAG GGCCAATAActtacaaacaagaaaaaaaagaagaaaaagaagttgaGATTACTACAAAGACAGACACTGTGGGGGAGATAAAAATTGAGGAAAAGAAACCCATCACAGAAGAAGAGCCTTCCAAACCTTTACCCAAGGAAAAGACTACTGCAGTAGCAGTCAATGCAAGAAAggaagttttaaaagttttcactgCGTTAGTTGTCttaacatttttcattcttattttattctcattttttcgTGTTGTAGGAGATAAGTAA